One genomic segment of Candidatus Angelobacter sp. includes these proteins:
- a CDS encoding DUF6600 domain-containing protein — MNKTKPLIGMIGLVMCGAVSGYTTFGQPSLSVGVSVPLPAVEIRTDSDFYEPLTPLGEWVVIGSYGRCWRPARVEAGWRPYCNGKWQRTDAGWYWVSDEPWAWATYHYGRWDFTDQYGWYWVPQTQWAPAWVSWHSGGGYV, encoded by the coding sequence ATGAATAAAACCAAACCTTTGATCGGTATGATCGGACTCGTGATGTGCGGTGCAGTTTCAGGATACACAACTTTTGGACAACCGTCGCTATCGGTCGGAGTGAGTGTGCCGCTGCCTGCGGTGGAGATTCGCACTGACAGCGATTTTTATGAGCCACTCACTCCGCTCGGGGAATGGGTCGTTATCGGCTCCTACGGACGCTGCTGGAGACCGGCCCGGGTAGAAGCCGGATGGCGACCCTACTGTAACGGCAAATGGCAGAGAACCGACGCCGGCTGGTACTGGGTCAGCGATGAGCCATGGGCCTGGGCCACGTATCACTACGGTCGCTGGGATTTCACCGACCAATATGGCTGGTATTGGGTGCCACAGACGCAATGGGCGCCGGCCTGGGTCTCCTGGCACAGCGGTGGCGGTTACGTCG